A portion of the Phycodurus eques isolate BA_2022a chromosome 3, UOR_Pequ_1.1, whole genome shotgun sequence genome contains these proteins:
- the LOC133400306 gene encoding gastrula zinc finger protein XlCGF52.1-like — MASCEERLCRVRGETERRQQQRRQQDAISLAPIVLHMQDVQQLICRHEELPPQLQREGSSLDHPQPHHVKEFEEAPHPPQVKEEEEEFDVSELPLNIIVVKIEDDEPPESAQLKHHSPSGDQCGGAAPGNVLAPASDSDGTGEHLSSGADSVGDNKHSNSSEKETTANKKSCQTRRRRHTHKEDFTCSVCGKMFLYESILNVHMQKHTGEKRFCCSVCGQRFIKKSDMNRHMRTTHRGEKPFSCTVCAKSFTQQINMVEHLRTHTGEKPFTCSVCDKSFSIKTYLNKHMRTHTGEKPFSCSVCEKSFTNKSDLNRHKRAHAGVKPFTCSICGDTFAVRASLVAHTLAHTGQKHFTCSVCDKSFSIKTYLKKHMRTHTGGKPFSCSDCDKSFANKSDLNRHVRTHTGEKPFACSVCGKRFCYKYSLTAHMLTHNRQ; from the exons ATGGCGTCATGTGAGGAGCGACTGTGTCGAGTGAGAGGGGAGACCgagcgacgacaacaacaacgacgacaaCAGGACGCCATTTCCTTGGCTCCGATTGTGTTGCACATGCAAG ATGTCCAGCAGCTGATTTGTCGTCATGAAGAACTTCCTCCACAATTACAAAGGGAGGGTTCCAGTTTGGATCACCCACAGCCCCACCACGTTAAAGAGTTTGAGGAGGCCCCACACCCCCCCCaggtcaaagaggaagaggaggagtttGATGTGAGCGAGTTGCCACTGAACATTATCGTTGTAAAGATCGAGGACGACGAGCCACCTGAGTCGGCACAGCTTAAGCATCACAGTCCAAGTGGAGACCAgtgtggaggagcagcaccTGGCAACGTCTTAGCTCCAGCATCAGACAGCGACGGCACCGGAGAACATTTGAGTAGTGGCGCAGACTCTGTAGGCGACAACAAACACTCGAATAGTTCTGAAAAGGAGACAACTGCAAACAAGAAAAGTTGTCAAACACGCAGGAGACGTCACACACATAAAGAAGATTTcacatgctcagtttgtggtaaaatgtttttatatgagAGTATTTTGAATGTACACATGCAGaagcacactggagaaaaacgtttttgttgctcagtttgtggtcaaaggttcATTAAAAAGTCAGATATGAATCGACACATGCGGACGACACACAGAGGAGAAAAGCCCTTTAGTTGCACAGTTTGCGCTAAATCGTTCACACAACAGATAAACATGGTGGAGCacttgagaacacacacaggagaaaaacctttcactTGTTCCGTTTGTGACAAAAGCTTTTCTATTAAGACTTATTTGAACAAACACATGAGAAcccacacaggagaaaaaccttttagttGCTCCGTTTGTGAAAAAAGCTTTACTAATAAATCCGATTTGAACAGACACAAGAGAGCACACGCGGGTGTGAAACCTTTTACTTGTTCGATTTGTGGCGACACATTTGCAGTAAGGGCCTCTTTGGTTGCACACACATTAGCACATACCGGACAGAAACATTTCACTTGCTCCGTGTGTGATAAAAGCTTTTCTATTAAGACCtatttgaaaaaacacatgagaacgcacacgggaggaaaaccctttagttgctcTGATTGCGATAAAAGCTTTGCTAATAAGTCCGATTTGAACAGACACGTGAGAACGCACacaggtgagaaaccttttgcctgctcagtttgtggtaaacgCTTTTGTTATAAGTACAGTTTGACTGCACATATGCTGACACACAACAGACAATAA